One window of the Rosa rugosa chromosome 3, drRosRugo1.1, whole genome shotgun sequence genome contains the following:
- the LOC133735982 gene encoding early light-induced protein 1, chloroplastic-like: protein MAEDGQKKQPTTVTKASKNPQPAAAPSPSPPPPSPKFSDVFAFSGPAPERINGRLEMVGFVAALAVELSKGQDVFARISNGPGVPLFIDTSVLLSVASLVPLLKGVSVESKSDGIMTSEAELINGRLAMLGLVALAFTEYVTGGILV, encoded by the exons ATGGCCGAG GATGGTCAAAAGAAGCAACCAACAACTGTAACAAAAGCCTCAAAGAATCCACAGCCAGCTGCAGCTCCTTCACCTTCACCTCCTCCCCCTTCTCCTAAGTTTTCGGACGTGTTTGCATTCAGTGGACCAGCTCCAGAGAGAATCAACGGCAGGCTGGAAATGGTGGGCTTCGTTGCCGCTCTGGCAGTTGAACTATCTAAGGGGCAAGATGTGTTTGCTCGGATATCCAATGGCCCCGGAGTCCCATTGTTCATCGACACAAGTGTTTTGCTATCAGTGGCATCATTGGTTCCTCTATTGAAAGGAGTGAGTGTGGAGTCCAAATCCGACGGGATCATGACCTCAGAGGCAGAGCTCATAAATGGAAGGTTGGCCATGTTGGGTCTTGTAGCTTTGGCCTTCACCGAATATGTGACTGGTGGAATCCTAGTGTAG
- the LOC133737733 gene encoding uncharacterized protein LOC133737733, whose translation MSSDHCPLLFENDPPMSRGGNWRRKRRFLFEDMWLTHEGCRGVVERQWLFGVNSVVGKLEQVAGGLKRWNQETFGSVKKKVASLREELDVLQRQPPTSNIICKRNEVECLLDGVLEREELLWKQRARVSWFKCGDRNTQFFHQTAKQRGRSNRICGILGEDNRWRSDVTDIGCVFVSYFRNLFTAGGGSMDETIFEAVTSRVDATSKKSLDQVYRREEIELALKDMNPSKSPGSDGMPARFFQKFWNIIGNDVVDVCLRFLNGDGSIAEFNHSLIALIPKVQNPKKVTEYRPISLCNVVYKLVSKVLANRLKSVLPEVIAENQSAFMSQRLIHDNIIAAFEIIHCLKRRGKDSRQKIALKLDMTKAYDRVEWGFLQRMMEVMGFPDRFVFLIMDCVKSVTYSVLLQGAPFGKIKPSRGLRQGDPISPYLFLIVAEGLSALIRKAEREQQIHGVAIARGAPSVSHLFYADDSLLFCDATVTDCMALKNIFSTYEAASGQKINKDKSAICFSPKSPAAIKEACSAILDMQVVPCHERYLGLPTVTGKDKKKLFQSLPDRVWNRVHGWEGKLLSKAGKEVLIKIVAQAIPNYTMSVFQLPAGTSDAINKCVARFWWGKEGGKGIHWRRWSDLCFSKKDGGLGFRDLSLFNQALLGKQGWRLMMYPDSLVARMLKAKYFPWDDFMEAELGSSPSYLWRSFLWGRELLRKGVRWRIGDGKEVRVFIDPWVPGLPSFRPILRQGAPLFLRVSDLLHNNGGWNMEALNYWFTDDECEAISSITVGATRRPDVYMWNYCKNGRYTVKSGYWLACEENREEAANIVLAPRNFWKHLWKLKLPPKINHFLWRCSMGFIPCMEVLLWKQIAHSASCLRFQQGRESPVHATWGCSCCVAVFERAGFYSKLSSGQFPSFIHLLHHAFSTLDEEELQFFAVLLWLNWHERNNFYHERNNFYHKGAVVPSDIIYENGVKFLKCFKEALGCRAGVEFNAVEEVVPGSLRRWQAPRSGQLKVNCDGAANFKDRCFGGGTIIRDEFGSLIVAGGKNFQHPVSSLVAELLAIKVGLDLVVERRLRNVMVESDCLEAIHLLNSKERCLAPEGGLVEDIQNTMALVNISSIYHVRREGNTAAHAIAKFVARNNGRYVWLEDGPDWLMSLIYHDKTLAGFSVRELSTVSLSDSREFGESYLCHFHDCNVSV comes from the coding sequence ATGTCTTCTGATCACTGTCCTTTGCTATTTGAAAATGATCCGCCGATGTCTAGAGGGGGAAAttggagaaggaagagaagattCTTGTTTGAAGATATGTGGTTAACTCATGAAGGGTGTAGGGGTGTGGTAGAACGGCAATGGTTGTTTGGAGTTAATTCTGTTGTTGGTAAATTGGAACAGGTGGCGGGTGGATTAAAAAGATGGAATCAGGAAACTTTTGGTTCTGTTAAGAAGAAGGTGGCCTCTCTGCGTGAGGAGCTTGATGTCTTGCAACGTCAACCTCCTACTTCTAATATAATTTGTAAAAGAAACGAAGTTGAATGTTTGCTTGATGGGGTTTTGGAGAGGGAGGAGTTGTTATGGAAGCAACGAGCTAGAGTCTCTTGGTTCAAATGTGGTGATAGAAACACCCAGTTTTTTCATCAAACGGCGAAGCAAAGAGGGAGATCAAATCGAATCTGTGGAATCTTGGGAGAAGACAATCGATGGAGGTCTGATGTGACTGATATTGGATGTGTTTTTGTCTCTTATTTTCGTAATTTGTTCACAGCTGGAGGGGGTTCTATGGATGAAACTATTTTTGAAGCTGTCACTAGTAGAGTGGATGCAACGTCCAAAAAGAGTCTTGATCAAGTGTATAGAAGGGAGGAGATTGAGTTGGCTCTGAAGGACATGAACCCTTCAAAATCTCCGGGTTCTGATGGTATGCCTGCAAGATTTTTTCAAAAATTCTGGAATATTATTGGTAATGATGTGGTGGATGTGTGTTTGCGCTTCCTTAATGGAGATGGTTCAATTGCTGAGTTCAATCATTCTCTTATTGCCTTAATTCCAAAAGTGCAAAACCCAAAGAAGGTTACGGAGTATCGACCAATTAGCTTATGTAATGTGGTGTATAAGCTAGTTTCGAAGGTTCTTGCCAATAGATTGAAGTCTGTTTTACCGGAAGTAATTGCTGAGAATCAAAGTGCATTTATGTCTCAACGGCTCATTCATGATAATATTATTGCAGCTTTTGAAATAATTCATTGCTTGAAGAGAAGAGGGAAAGATAGTCGCCAAAAGATTGCTCTTAAGTTGGATATGACaaaggcctatgatcgagttgAATGGGGTTTTTTGCAGCGTATGATGGAGGTTATGGGGTTTCCTGACAGATTTGTTTTCCTAATTATGGATTGTGTTAAATCTGTGACTTATTCAGTTCTGCTGCAAGGAGCTCCTTTTGGTAAAATAAAGCCTTCGCGTGGTTTGAGACAAGGGGATCCTATTTCGCCGTATTTGTTTTTGATTGTTGCGGAAGGTTTATCAGCTCTGATCAGAAAAGCTGAGCGTGAACAACAAATTCACGGTGTTGCTATAGCTAGAGGTGCACCTTCAGTCTCTCATTTGTTCTATGCAGATGACAGTCTATTATTTTGTGATGCTACAGTAACAGATTGTATGGCTTTAAAGAATATTTTCTCTACTTATGAAGCGGCCTCGGGACAAAAGATTAATAAAGATAAGTCGGCGATTTGTTTCAGTCCTAAGTCTCCAGCAGCTATAAAGGAAGCTTGCAGTGCTATTTTAGACATGCAGGTTGTGCCATGTCATGAACGTTACCTTGGCCTTCCAACTGTTACTGGTAAGGACAAGAAAAAGTTATTTCAATCCTTACCAGATAGAGTTTGGAATCGGGTGCATGGCTGGGAAGGGAAGCTGCTATCTAAGGCTGGGAAAGAGGTACTTATTAAAATCGTGGCACAAGCAATTCCTAATTACACGATGAGTGTATTTCAGTTGCCGGCAGGGACTAGTGATGCGATTAATAAATGTGTGGCAAGATTTTGGTGGGGGAAGGAAGGTGGTAAGGGTATACATTGGCGGCGGTGGAGTGATCTATGTTTCAGCAAAAAGGATGGTGGTTTGGGATTTAGAGATTTATCTCTATTTAATCAGGCTCTATTAGGGAAGCAGGGATGGAGGTTAATGATGTATCCTGATTCTTTGGTTGCTCGTATGTTGAAAGCAAAGTATTTTCCGTGGGATGATTTTATGGAGGCTGAGCTTGGATCAAGTCCATCTTATTTATGGAGATCCTTTTTATGGGGTAGAGAGTTGCTTCGGAAGGGGGTTAGATGGAGAATAGGAGATGGGAAGGAAGTTAGAGTGTTTATTGATCCATGGGTGCCAGGTCTGCCCAGTTTCCGTCCAATTTTGAGGCAGGGTGCTCCTTTGTTCTTACGGGTTTCAGACTTGTTACACAATAACGGAGGCTGGAATATGGAGGCACTTAATTATTGGTTTACTGATGATGAGTGTGAGGCTATTAGTAGTATCACCGTGGGAGCTACAAGACGTCCTGATGTGTATATGTGGAATTATTGTAAGAATGGCAGATACACAGTGAAAAGTGGATATTGGCTAGCATGTGAGGAGAATAGAGAGGAGGCGGCGAACATTGTTCTTGCTCCTAGAAATTTCTGGAAGCATTTATGGAAGCTCAAACTGCCTCCAAAAATTAATCACTTTCTATGGAGATGTTCTATGGGGTTTATCCCTTGTATGGAGGTCTTACTTTGGAAACAGATTGCTCATTCAGCGAGTTGTTTGAGATTCCAGCAGGGCAGGGAGTCGCCTGTACACGCAACATGGGGTTGTTCGTGCTGTGTTGCGGTGTTCGAAAGGGCGGGTTTTTACTCAAAGTTGTCATCTGGTCAGTTCCCTTCTTTTATTCATTTGTTACATCATGCTTTTTCTACTCTCGATGAGGAGGAGTTGCAGTTTTTTGCTGTGTTGTTGTGGTTAAATTGGCATGAGCGGAACAATTTTTATCATGAGCGGAACAATTTTTATCATAAGGGAGCTGTTGTGCCTTCAGATATCATATATGAGAATGGGGTGAAGTTTCTGAAGTGTTTCAAAGAGGCTTTGGGCTGCCGGGCTGGAGTGGAATTTAATGCAGTGGAGGAGGTGGTTCCGGGTAGTTTACGGAGGTGGCAGGCCCCTAGAAGTGGTCAGCTAAAGGTTAATTGTGATGGAGCAGCAAATTTTAAGGATAGATGTTTTGGTGGTGGGACAATTATAAGGGATGAGTTTGGTTCCTTAATTGTGGCTGGTGGAAAAAATTTCCAACATCCCGTGTCTTCTTTGGTGGCTGAATTACTTGCTATCAAAGTTGGCCTGGATTTGGTGGTAGAACGAAGGCTTAGAAATGTAATGGTGGAGTCTGATTGTTTGGAGGCTATTCATCTTCTTAACTCTAAAGAGAGATGTTTGGCTCCTGAGGGAGGTCTGGTTGAAGATATTCAAAATACTATGGCTCTTGTCAATATTTCTTCCATCTATCATGTTCGACGTGAAGGAAATACGGCTGCTCATGCAATTGCAAAGTTTGTAGCCCGAAATAATGGGCGTTATGTTTGGTTAGAGGATGGGCCTGATTGGCTCATGTCACTTATCTATCATGATAAGACTTTAGCCGGTTTTTCAGTTAGAGAGTTAAGTACTGTTTCTCTTTCTGATTCTAGGGAGTTTGGAGAGTCTTATTTGTGTCATTTTCATGATTGTAATGTTTCTGTTTAA